AAATACTTAAATGACATATCGTATTGGGATCGATCAACAACATCAACATCTGACAAATCATAAATAGATTTTAACAACAAGTATTTGAACATACGAATAGGCGGGATAGCGTTACGACCATTATCCAAACAGTATTTTGTTTTTAGTTCATCAAGAATAAAAGAGAAATCTACTAGTTCATTTATTTGACGAAGCATATTATTTTTGGGGACTACGATATCATATATCGCTGAGAATGGGCTAAGGTTAAAGGACTCTTGATTAGAAATCATTTGGATACCACCTAAAACTTTTTATAAAAATATTATAAAACAAAAAAGCAGAAGAAAGTTGTAATTTAAACATTCTTCTGCTTAATTAAGTACGAATTGTACATTCAATTTTTATCTTTTGAATGGAGCAAATGGCGTAGACTCCAGCGGGGGAAGAAGCGACATTGTTGAGACCCCGCAACGAAGTGAGAAGGCTCAAGGTCGCCCCGCGGAAAGCGAAGCCATTTGCGGAAATCAAAAGCGGTGTCTTAACAATATCTAAAATTAAGAACTTTTTCAGTGGCCTCCAACGGAGTGAGGAGGCTCACGGACCGCCCGCAGGCAAGCGAAGCGCCTGGAACGGAAATCAACTGGATTTTATACTTTTAATCCATAAAAAAATACGCATCCTAAAGTAGGATGCGCATTAAATATACTCTGTATAAACGATTAATTTTCTTCTGTTTGTCCAAAACGTTCTACTAATGTTACGAGGGTTCGAACCATCGCTCCGGTTCCACCGCTTGGTCCCAGATCATGAGCAGACTTGGAAGTGGCTGTACCAGCAATATCCAAGTGTACCCATGGTGTACCCTCTGCAAATTCTCCGATGAACGCTCCTGCAAAAATGGCGTGGCCGTCACGACCAGGCGAGTTGTTCAAATCGGCTACTTTGCTGCTGCGAACTCTTTCTTTCGCATGATCAAAAATCGGAAGGCGCCACATTTCTTCTCCCGCTTCATGCGATGCTTCAAGTACTTGTTCAAACCATGCTTCGTCATTTGTCATCGCGCCTGTGGTGTGATGACCTAATGCAATAATGACTCCTCCTGTAAGAGTTGCCACGTCAACAAGATAGTTAGCTCCATGCTGTTTTGCATAGGTAACCGCATCCGCTAAAACAAGACGCCCTTCCGCATCTGTGTTTAATATCTCGATCGTTTTTCCGCTCATGGATGTAATCACATCATCCGGTTTAAAGGCTTCTCCGCTAATCATATTGTCTGTAGAAGCAATAACTGCAAGAACATTCTGCTCCGGCTTCAGCTCACCAATCGCTTCCATCGCTCCAAGCACAGTTGCCGCTCCACCCATATCTGTTTTCATGCCGACAATGCCGTCTTTCGGTTTGATGGAGTACCCCCCAGTATCAAACGTGATTCCTTTTCCAACTAAACCAATAACATCTGTCCACTCTTCTTTTCCTTGATACTTCAACACGATCATCTTCGGAGGTTCCACGGACCCTTTGTTAACAGCTAACAAAGCACCCATACCAAGCTTCTCCATCTCTTCTTTTTCAAGAATTTCAAGTTCAAAGCCATACTTTTCTGCTAGTCCTGCAGCATGGTTTGCTAGATCTGTGGCGGTCAGCATATTCCCTGGCAGGTTAACAAGAGTACGAGCAGTATTTGTACCTTTTGCAAACACAAACCCTACATGTGCACTTGCTCCCACTTCTTCTTTATCATAATCTGTCAGTAGAACAACCTGCTCCACGTTCACTTCAGGTTCATTTGATTTTTGCTTAAATCCATCGTACTTATAAGTGGATAAAGGAAGGGACTCACCTAAAGCATGAGCAGCGTCCAGCACATCCACATCCTCCGTTACAAAAGTATCCAGCGCTACTACAACACTGTTAAGCTTAGATTCTTGTAGAGTTTTACCCACTTTACCAAACACTTTGCGTAATTCAACGAAAGTAAGTTTCTCTTCACGGCCTGTCCCCACTACAAAGATTCTTTTGTAGGAAGTTTTGCCAAATGTATGTATTCTTGCTAACTTTCCTTTTTTTGCAGATATGTCTCCGTCTTTTAATAATTGCGTCAGATGTCCTTCCAATTGGGAGTCTAGTTCTCCCAACAATCCATCCAATTTGCTATGTTTCTCAGAAAGGCCTACTACCAACGCCTCCTGTTGATTTGGAAAATCAGCTTCATTATGTACGACAAACATATTCGAACACCTCCATATTATTGTAAGTTTATTATACCGAACTTAAGGAAATAAGGGTATAGTAATAGTAACAACTGTAGAGAAAGGGCGATACTATCAAATGGAGTTATTTTCTAATTTTCCTCTATGGGCTGCACTTGCAGCAATCGGATTTGCACAATTTGTAAAGGTTCCTATTCAATACATTGCTTCAAGAAGGATTGATTGGACCTTGATCACAAGTACAGGTGGTATGCCAAGCTCACACTCTGCTGCGGTTACGGCATTAGCTACAGGCGTGGCCTTTGAAACTGGCTTGGATTCTCCTATATTTGCCGTTGCTGCCGTCTTTGCCATCATCGTGATGTTTGATGCAACCGGGGTGAGAAGACACGCGGGCGAGCAAGCAATTGTGTTAAACAAACTAGTGGGTGATTTCAACCGTTTTGTGGAAGAGACCAAGAAATGGCCGAAAATGAATGAGCAAGAAAAAGTGAAAGATTTGAAAGAACTACTTGGCCATAAACCGATCGAAGTGTTTTTTGGGGCAATTACAGGGATTTTGCTGACCATCGTTTTGCATTACATTATACACGGCTTGTAAAGGAGGGGATGTGGATGAGACTGGTATCCATCTGTCCGAGCAATACGGAGTTGCTTCACTATCTTGGATTGACAAGCAAACTAGTGGGAGTGGACGATTTCTCCGATTGGCCAAAAGAAGTTCTAGACCTTCCAAAGCTTGGACCAGATTTGACTATCAATATGGACAAACTTGAAGCGTTAGAACCTGACTTGGTTTTAGCCAGCCTAAGTGTCCCTGGAATGGAGAAGAACATTGAAGAGTTGGAAAAGCGCTCCATTCCTCATGTTGTACTAAATCCGCAATCACTCGAGGATATCGCAGGTGACTTGTTGACGGTAGGAGAATATACAAATCTTTCATCCAAGGCAAATGAGGTTGCTTCCTCTATGATGGAAATAATCCATACTTACAGACAGTGCGCAACAACATGTGAAAATAAACCCTCTTTGTATTGGGAATGGTGGCCAAAACCCATTTTCACTCCCGGCAAGATCAATTGGCTGACGGAAATAAGTGATTTGGCAGGGGCAGTCAATATCTTTTCCGATAAAGAGGTGGCAAGTTACCAGACGGAATGGGCAGAAGTGGTGGAAAAGAACCCTGATGCTATTTGTATGATTTGGGTTGGGGTAAAGGAGTCAAAAATGAACCCTAAGCATGTGATGAAACGGGAAAACGCCGAGAACGTCCACGCTGTTCGAAACTCCGAAATACATGTATTAGAGGAGAGTCTCTATTGCAGGCCTTCTCCGAGGCTTATCTTAGGATTACAAAAACTTGCAGCCCTTCTCCACCCTTCTAGCTACCCTGCATACAAGGGAGAAGACCCTTTACTGAAATAACAAAAAGCCGTATCTTCAGAAAACATTCTGAAGGTACGGCTTTTATGCTATTGTCCGCTGCCTCTATATTGCTGACGGAACACCTGCATGCTTTCTTCTTCGTTTAATTGTATTAATTCTTCCTCGGTCAATGTGCCATCGCCTTTTTTGATTATGTAAACATCGATGGTCTGCTTGCCCCAATCATTAAACACTTCATCCACTGTATCGTAGTAGAGATCAATTTTATTTCCTTTAATCGCACCGCCGATATCAGCCACCACTCCATAACCATAACCAGGTATAAATAGAATTGTCCCTATTGGAAAGACATTGATATCTGCTGCAATCGTCGAGTATAGATCCCTTTTAACTTTAAGACCTGAGTATGTAATCCCATAGCTTGGATCTCCTGGATTTTTACCTGTTGATTCATAGCCTGCTGTATATCCCGTAGCGTGGACCGTATGTGTCTCGTACTGTTCCCAGTTTAGATCCTCTAGCGTCTTTGGCTTATCTATCGCCTCTTCTGCTGAAACTAAGGTAGGTGTCGCAGAAAGGAAGTTCAATTGTTTGATGTCTAGTCCAATTTTTTTAAAGAAGCCTTCTTTTTCTTCTTCTTGATTACCTTGTCCATTAGTGGCATATATTTTATTTTCTTTTAGCCAGTTGTGAATGGTTGATGCCTCAACACCTGATATGGATTGGAAGGTTACAGACAAAGCAAGTACAAATAATAACCCAATAACCGCCCTCCGACAAATTGTTTTCGCTAATTTCATGTGATTCACTCACACTCCTCTCACAAGATATTCCTTCCCTGTTTTTAAGAAAAGTATTCCTTTTTTGTGAGAAAAGCTAGTAATCACCTATTTTTACCAAAAATAAATACTAGATTAGTGGAGTGTTTAGAGGCATTAAGTATTTAAATAAAAACGGACTAAAAGCGCCCGTTCCTTCTTTTGCATAAAACATTAGTTAGTGGTTAGTAACCGCTGTTCCTTTCCGCAAATGGCTTCGCTTTCCTATGGGCGGTGCTTGAGCCTCCTCACAACGCTTCAGGGTCTCAAGCTACCGCTATCTCCCTCAGGAGTCTTCGCCTTTTACTCCAATCCACAGCTAGAAGTTACTTGAACGAAGGGTTACTTCATTTTCAGTTAACTCGGTTAGGTCCTTTCATAAACCCTTAGGTAAATGAAGTTATCTCGTTGATTGTAGTGGAAGGCGCGCAGACGCCCGCGGGAGGAAGGGACAGGTGAGACCCCACAGGCTGCAAGCCGAGGAGGCTCACGGACCGCCCGCAGGCAAGCGAAGTGCCTGTAACGGAAATCAACCGCATTAGATATTTTCATATTCAAAAAATAAGAACCGGCTGAAAGTGCCGATTCTTAAGGTGATGTTAAAACATTTGATATCCATTTTTTCGAAGCATTTTAATAACGATACCAGAAGTTATTGCTCCAGCTAAACCACTCACCAAAATAGTGATATCTGCAACCTGCAAGGAAGCAACCTCTGAGCCGAGTTTTGAAAAAGCACTGGCAGGCTCCCTGAAATAATCGATCAATCTCATATCATCCTGAGCGATGATCCAAACACATACGATTGGATAAATGATGGCCATTATCCAAGACATGCGCAATAACATATTTAAAAGGAATCCAAT
This window of the Sutcliffiella horikoshii genome carries:
- a CDS encoding cobalamin-binding protein yields the protein MRLVSICPSNTELLHYLGLTSKLVGVDDFSDWPKEVLDLPKLGPDLTINMDKLEALEPDLVLASLSVPGMEKNIEELEKRSIPHVVLNPQSLEDIAGDLLTVGEYTNLSSKANEVASSMMEIIHTYRQCATTCENKPSLYWEWWPKPIFTPGKINWLTEISDLAGAVNIFSDKEVASYQTEWAEVVEKNPDAICMIWVGVKESKMNPKHVMKRENAENVHAVRNSEIHVLEESLYCRPSPRLILGLQKLAALLHPSSYPAYKGEDPLLK
- a CDS encoding divergent PAP2 family protein produces the protein MELFSNFPLWAALAAIGFAQFVKVPIQYIASRRIDWTLITSTGGMPSSHSAAVTALATGVAFETGLDSPIFAVAAVFAIIVMFDATGVRRHAGEQAIVLNKLVGDFNRFVEETKKWPKMNEQEKVKDLKELLGHKPIEVFFGAITGILLTIVLHYIIHGL
- a CDS encoding 3D domain-containing protein; protein product: MKLAKTICRRAVIGLLFVLALSVTFQSISGVEASTIHNWLKENKIYATNGQGNQEEEKEGFFKKIGLDIKQLNFLSATPTLVSAEEAIDKPKTLEDLNWEQYETHTVHATGYTAGYESTGKNPGDPSYGITYSGLKVKRDLYSTIAADINVFPIGTILFIPGYGYGVVADIGGAIKGNKIDLYYDTVDEVFNDWGKQTIDVYIIKKGDGTLTEEELIQLNEEESMQVFRQQYRGSGQ
- a CDS encoding leucyl aminopeptidase, producing the protein MFVVHNEADFPNQQEALVVGLSEKHSKLDGLLGELDSQLEGHLTQLLKDGDISAKKGKLARIHTFGKTSYKRIFVVGTGREEKLTFVELRKVFGKVGKTLQESKLNSVVVALDTFVTEDVDVLDAAHALGESLPLSTYKYDGFKQKSNEPEVNVEQVVLLTDYDKEEVGASAHVGFVFAKGTNTARTLVNLPGNMLTATDLANHAAGLAEKYGFELEILEKEEMEKLGMGALLAVNKGSVEPPKMIVLKYQGKEEWTDVIGLVGKGITFDTGGYSIKPKDGIVGMKTDMGGAATVLGAMEAIGELKPEQNVLAVIASTDNMISGEAFKPDDVITSMSGKTIEILNTDAEGRLVLADAVTYAKQHGANYLVDVATLTGGVIIALGHHTTGAMTNDEAWFEQVLEASHEAGEEMWRLPIFDHAKERVRSSKVADLNNSPGRDGHAIFAGAFIGEFAEGTPWVHLDIAGTATSKSAHDLGPSGGTGAMVRTLVTLVERFGQTEEN
- a CDS encoding YuiB family protein; translated protein: MVLNIPILLISVVLFFVLFFGIGFLLNMLLRMSWIMAIIYPIVCVWIIAQDDMRLIDYFREPASAFSKLGSEVASLQVADITILVSGLAGAITSGIVIKMLRKNGYQMF